In Bythopirellula goksoeyrii, a single window of DNA contains:
- a CDS encoding transketolase has translation MTDHELQLKSNQYRQKLLRYITEAGAGHTGGSLSCVDILNVLYNRVMNVSPENFNRPDRDRYIQSKGHSVEALYVVLADKGFYPESELETLCRYQSPFVGHPTRKVPGIEMNTGALGHGLPICVGLAIAAKLDGAQHRIFTLLGDGELAEGSNWEAAMSAAHYGLDNLTAILDHNTLQITGHTRDVCSNEPVDEKFASFGWHVVTVDGHDFAALTEVLTAKPVEGKPTIVIANTTKGRGVSFMENVVSWHHGVPSPEQYETAQAELVQAENELSEIR, from the coding sequence ATGACCGACCACGAATTACAACTCAAGTCGAATCAGTACCGGCAGAAACTCCTGCGCTACATCACCGAGGCGGGAGCAGGCCACACGGGGGGGAGCCTTTCGTGCGTCGATATTCTCAACGTACTTTACAATCGGGTGATGAACGTTTCACCCGAAAACTTTAATCGACCTGATCGCGATCGCTATATCCAGAGTAAAGGTCATTCGGTCGAAGCGCTCTACGTCGTCTTGGCAGACAAAGGGTTTTATCCGGAATCAGAACTTGAAACCCTTTGCCGCTATCAGTCGCCATTCGTGGGCCATCCAACTCGCAAAGTTCCCGGCATCGAAATGAATACCGGCGCCCTTGGGCATGGTCTGCCGATTTGCGTGGGACTGGCGATCGCCGCCAAACTGGACGGAGCACAGCATCGCATCTTCACGCTGCTAGGGGACGGCGAATTGGCCGAAGGTTCCAACTGGGAAGCCGCCATGAGTGCTGCCCACTACGGCCTCGACAATCTCACTGCAATCCTCGATCACAACACGCTTCAAATCACGGGCCATACCCGAGACGTATGCAGCAATGAACCGGTCGATGAAAAATTCGCCAGCTTCGGCTGGCATGTCGTCACTGTAGATGGCCATGACTTCGCAGCCCTCACCGAAGTCCTCACTGCTAAACCTGTGGAAGGGAAACCGACCATCGTGATCGCCAACACCACCAAAGGGAGAGGCGTTAGCTTCATGGAGAATGTTGTGAGTTGGCACCACGGTGTCCCCTCCCCTGAGCAATATGAAACTGCCCAGGCCGAATTAGTCCAAGCTGAGAACGAACTGAGTGAAATTCGATGA
- a CDS encoding L-fucose/L-arabinose isomerase family protein has protein sequence MQKTATTLGVIIGNRDFFPDQLITEARADLNTLFEKYNIQPIWVSPEETKLGGVETHAEARLCAELFRRHRDDIQGVLVCLPNFGDEKGVADVLKMAKLDVPVLVQAYPDDLGQLGVERRRDAFCGKISVCNNLVQAGINFSLTKKHVTHPSAEDFKQDLARFVGACRVVNGMRGVRLGAVGARPGAFNTVRYSEKILERHGISVTTVDLSEIIAQVDQIKDAEDSVHSKLDAIKSYAPAPGVPGEKLLQMAKLGVVLERWMQDNAIDATAIQCWTSVQQNLGCNVCTLMSMMSENFLPSACEVDVLGVLTMYAMQLAANSPAAIVDWNNNYGEDEDKCTLFHCGNWAKSFLPDITIANAPILGSTLGVENTYGALEGRTPAGPLTYGRLSTADCEGRIRAYVGEGELTNDELDTFGTRAVAHVPRLQQLLQYVCREGFEHHVVMTGSHSGSILKEAFENYLGWETYEHRSKVHC, from the coding sequence ATGCAAAAAACAGCCACGACACTTGGTGTGATCATTGGCAATCGTGATTTCTTTCCCGATCAATTGATTACCGAAGCACGAGCCGACCTCAATACGCTGTTTGAGAAATACAATATCCAGCCGATCTGGGTCTCGCCAGAAGAAACCAAACTTGGTGGTGTGGAAACTCACGCCGAGGCACGACTTTGTGCGGAACTTTTTCGTCGTCATCGTGACGACATCCAAGGAGTGCTGGTCTGTCTGCCGAACTTCGGTGATGAGAAGGGGGTGGCAGATGTCTTGAAGATGGCCAAACTCGATGTGCCCGTCCTGGTACAGGCCTATCCTGACGACCTAGGGCAACTGGGAGTCGAACGTCGACGAGATGCTTTCTGTGGCAAGATTTCTGTTTGCAATAACCTCGTGCAGGCTGGAATCAACTTTTCCCTTACGAAAAAACATGTCACTCACCCTTCGGCGGAAGACTTCAAACAAGACCTCGCCCGCTTTGTCGGAGCATGTCGAGTCGTAAACGGCATGCGGGGAGTGCGTCTCGGAGCTGTGGGCGCTAGGCCCGGTGCCTTCAATACAGTCCGCTATAGCGAAAAAATACTGGAGCGACATGGCATCAGTGTCACCACGGTCGATCTCTCGGAAATCATCGCTCAAGTGGACCAAATCAAAGACGCCGAAGATTCGGTCCATTCTAAACTGGACGCCATCAAATCGTATGCCCCTGCTCCAGGAGTGCCAGGCGAGAAACTGCTTCAGATGGCAAAGCTAGGTGTTGTGCTAGAACGTTGGATGCAGGACAACGCCATCGACGCTACCGCGATCCAATGCTGGACCTCGGTGCAACAGAATCTCGGCTGCAACGTCTGCACGTTGATGAGCATGATGAGCGAAAACTTTCTTCCGAGTGCTTGTGAAGTCGACGTACTCGGAGTGCTCACGATGTACGCCATGCAACTGGCTGCCAATTCTCCTGCGGCGATCGTGGACTGGAACAACAATTACGGCGAAGACGAAGACAAATGCACCCTCTTTCACTGTGGGAACTGGGCTAAGAGTTTCCTGCCAGATATCACCATCGCCAACGCTCCCATTTTGGGAAGTACGCTGGGAGTTGAAAACACTTATGGCGCACTAGAGGGCCGTACGCCAGCAGGGCCCCTCACATACGGGCGGCTTTCCACAGCCGACTGCGAAGGACGCATTCGTGCCTATGTTGGTGAGGGTGAACTTACCAACGACGAGCTAGATACTTTTGGCACGCGTGCCGTGGCCCATGTGCCTCGGTTACAGCAGTTGCTGCAATATGTCTGCCGCGAAGGGTTCGAGCACCACGTCGTGATGACCGGCTCGCATTCCGGCAGCATCCTAAAAGAAGCGTTCGAGAATTACCTCGGCTGGGAAACCTACGAGCATCGCAGCAAAGTGCATTGCTAG
- a CDS encoding alpha-L-fucosidase, whose protein sequence is MNFFYPLRVALISLLTVACFLHCTASAVAATDEPEADQQEDVYLFTTFRGNGEDGLRFAYSFDGLQWANVPGRFLKPLVGDSKLMRDPSLLRGPDGTFHLVWTTGWKGDQGFGHSSSADLVHWSPQQFVPVMQHEPTTVNVWAPELFYDDVQMQYIICWASTIPGRFPDYQEDHDNNHRMYYTTTKDFKTFTPSKLFLDPDFSVIDCRIVKRDHDYVLVLKDNTRPERNLRVAFGETPLGPWENISPPFTRKFTEGPTVLNLEDEWLIYYDAYQDYSYGAVKTRDFKSFTNIDSEVAFPEGHKHGTALKITRKELAYLIRVGSEQIRDVRLPVEPALPQTDIDKRLAAIDQVAKKGPFQPNWDSLKGFQTPEWLRDGKFGIFIHWGPYSVPAFGSEWYPRNMYSKGTPEYDHHLKEFGPHAEFGYKDFIPLFKAEKFDPAAWADLFHEAGVKYVIPVAEHHDGFPMYDCEFTEWSAAKKGPQRDILGELAPALREREIVFGASSHRAEHWWFFDQGMLIDSDVLDPRNSSLYGPANNKRVAETHAEMPDKQFLDDWLLRTCEIVDKYQPEVIYFDWWICQPVFQPYLQRFAAYYYNRGAEWGKQVTIDYKQWEGQSFPEGTGVFDIERGLAPGIRPDFWQTDTSVSKNSWGYVSNHEYKDVDSIIDDLIDVVSKNGALLLNIGPKADGTIPEPEQRMLRTIGAWLKVNGEAIYSTRPWKMFGEGPTLAVGGSFADTKRQPFTGEDFRFTTKGDTLYAIALAPPENEKLLVKSLSTTTGNIESVSVLGSDDSLEWSQSDKGLAVDLPPERISEFAITLKITGLKLNQPAGSPE, encoded by the coding sequence ATGAATTTTTTTTATCCTCTTAGAGTGGCACTGATCTCATTGCTGACGGTCGCTTGTTTCCTGCACTGTACTGCATCGGCAGTTGCTGCAACCGATGAGCCAGAAGCAGACCAACAGGAAGACGTTTACCTGTTTACTACATTTCGTGGGAACGGTGAGGATGGTTTACGCTTCGCTTACAGTTTTGACGGGCTGCAGTGGGCCAATGTCCCTGGCAGGTTTTTGAAACCACTCGTGGGCGACAGCAAACTGATGCGGGATCCGAGCCTGTTGCGTGGCCCTGATGGTACTTTCCATCTTGTGTGGACCACCGGCTGGAAAGGGGACCAAGGGTTTGGGCACTCGAGTTCCGCCGACCTTGTCCATTGGTCACCACAACAATTCGTGCCCGTCATGCAGCATGAACCCACCACGGTCAATGTGTGGGCACCCGAGTTATTTTACGACGATGTCCAAATGCAATATATCATCTGCTGGGCATCAACCATTCCCGGGCGTTTTCCCGACTACCAGGAAGACCACGACAACAACCACCGGATGTACTACACCACAACCAAGGATTTTAAGACTTTCACTCCCTCCAAGTTGTTCCTTGATCCCGATTTCAGCGTCATCGACTGTAGAATCGTGAAACGCGACCATGATTACGTGCTCGTCCTCAAAGACAATACTCGACCAGAGAGGAATCTACGAGTGGCGTTTGGCGAGACGCCACTCGGCCCCTGGGAAAACATTTCTCCACCGTTTACGCGCAAGTTTACAGAGGGACCTACAGTCCTCAATTTGGAAGATGAGTGGCTCATCTATTATGATGCCTATCAGGATTACTCTTATGGGGCAGTAAAAACTCGCGATTTCAAATCATTTACCAATATTGATTCAGAGGTGGCGTTCCCCGAGGGGCACAAACATGGGACCGCACTCAAAATCACACGCAAGGAACTCGCTTATTTGATTCGTGTGGGAAGCGAGCAGATCCGCGACGTGAGATTACCAGTAGAACCAGCCCTTCCCCAGACGGACATCGATAAGCGCCTTGCTGCCATCGATCAGGTTGCCAAAAAGGGGCCTTTCCAACCGAACTGGGATTCACTCAAAGGCTTCCAGACTCCCGAATGGCTCCGCGACGGGAAATTTGGCATTTTTATCCATTGGGGGCCGTACTCAGTTCCTGCTTTTGGCAGCGAATGGTATCCCCGCAACATGTACTCCAAGGGAACACCCGAATACGACCATCATCTCAAGGAGTTTGGCCCCCATGCGGAGTTTGGCTACAAAGATTTTATCCCATTATTCAAAGCCGAGAAGTTCGATCCAGCTGCGTGGGCAGATTTGTTTCACGAGGCGGGAGTAAAGTATGTGATCCCCGTGGCTGAGCATCACGATGGTTTTCCGATGTACGACTGTGAGTTCACTGAGTGGTCCGCTGCCAAGAAAGGCCCTCAGCGGGACATTCTTGGTGAGCTTGCCCCTGCCCTTCGCGAGCGGGAAATCGTCTTTGGTGCTTCATCCCACCGTGCCGAACACTGGTGGTTTTTTGATCAAGGAATGCTGATCGATTCTGACGTGTTGGACCCACGAAACAGTAGCCTCTATGGTCCCGCTAACAACAAGCGCGTAGCCGAGACCCACGCCGAGATGCCGGACAAGCAGTTTCTCGACGATTGGCTGCTGCGTACTTGTGAAATCGTTGACAAGTATCAACCCGAGGTCATTTACTTCGATTGGTGGATTTGCCAGCCTGTCTTTCAGCCCTACTTGCAGCGGTTTGCCGCTTATTACTACAACCGCGGCGCCGAGTGGGGCAAACAAGTGACCATTGATTACAAGCAATGGGAAGGCCAGTCATTTCCCGAGGGAACCGGCGTGTTCGACATCGAGCGGGGCTTGGCTCCAGGTATCCGGCCGGATTTCTGGCAAACCGATACGTCGGTCTCCAAGAACTCATGGGGATACGTCTCAAACCATGAGTACAAAGATGTAGACAGTATCATCGACGATCTGATCGACGTCGTGAGCAAAAATGGCGCACTGCTTCTCAACATTGGCCCGAAAGCAGACGGCACGATTCCTGAGCCTGAGCAGCGGATGCTTCGCACAATCGGTGCTTGGCTCAAAGTGAACGGCGAAGCAATCTACAGCACGCGCCCCTGGAAAATGTTCGGCGAGGGCCCTACGCTGGCGGTAGGAGGATCGTTTGCGGATACTAAACGTCAGCCATTTACCGGCGAAGATTTTCGCTTCACCACCAAGGGAGACACCTTATATGCTATCGCGCTTGCCCCGCCCGAGAACGAAAAGCTACTGGTCAAATCACTCTCCACGACGACAGGTAACATCGAGTCGGTATCGGTCTTGGGTTCTGATGATTCCTTAGAATGGAGTCAGTCGGACAAAGGTTTGGCAGTCGATCTCCCCCCTGAGAGAATATCAGAGTTTGCCATTACTTTAAAAATCACCGGGCTCAAGCTTAATCAGCCCGCTGGTTCACCAGAGTGA
- a CDS encoding pectate lyase family protein, whose product MDTGRSDTATPGWVEWQVPNGTEASKTFEGIQVRLRPAGGGKAIEGQWYKAALATGATMATDGVAVQSNEGPASIELEIDGLKPGRHSLVTYHNTVSDSAAGSYSISINSNPAVEGVTPTSRVPVNEDAESAYLEFDTKLGQPVIVSVSADSGDRNHVIINGIEIDGSDPKHKARVPAPENGDSHADGDSGQLHLTWNPAASSKKHLVYVTSDEDADRAEKKIANAVEESELMLGSTTDSSFDLKVDPNASQLFYCWRVDSVDGAGKVTRGDVWKFRVRHLAFPGAEGYGRFAIGGRGGRVIKVTNLDDSGPGSLRAAVEAKGPRTVVFDVGGRIVLQDRLIIRDPYLTLAGQTAPGKGICISNYNLGLLGAHDCILRFLRVRPGDTSGKTLDGMGMASCDNSIVDHCSISWTQDEAFSSRGAKDITLQRTLISEALNVAGHKKYKEGTQHGYAASIGGDIGSFHHNLLAHCAGRNWSLAGGLDKATRHAGRLDIRNNVVYNWSHRTTDGGAREVNFVNNYYKPGASTKVFHVLMAEREAVPSFGPQKYYVDGNVMEGRFDASQKLSGVFERHGEPHENWIVEEPFFKSYVSTTTAEDAFEDVLADVGCNRPVLDDHDKRVIEETRSGTTTYEGSVTGYPGLPDSQEDVGGWEEYPETHRPADWDTDGDGMPKWWEKRQGLNPNSAPNDFSESNDDANGDGYTNIEEYHQWMATNGYSE is encoded by the coding sequence ATGGACACGGGTCGCAGCGATACGGCGACTCCAGGATGGGTAGAATGGCAAGTCCCCAATGGCACAGAAGCATCGAAGACTTTCGAAGGAATTCAAGTCAGGCTACGTCCTGCGGGTGGGGGGAAAGCGATCGAAGGCCAATGGTATAAAGCTGCTCTGGCGACCGGGGCAACAATGGCGACCGACGGGGTAGCTGTCCAGAGCAATGAAGGGCCTGCATCCATCGAACTCGAAATAGATGGTTTGAAACCGGGACGCCATTCGCTCGTCACCTACCACAACACAGTTTCAGATTCTGCGGCCGGATCCTATTCCATTTCTATTAATAGCAACCCGGCGGTTGAAGGTGTGACGCCGACATCGCGAGTCCCTGTTAATGAAGATGCGGAGAGCGCGTATCTGGAATTCGATACCAAACTAGGTCAGCCCGTAATAGTTAGTGTCTCCGCCGATTCTGGAGACAGGAACCATGTCATTATCAATGGAATCGAAATCGACGGTTCCGACCCCAAGCACAAGGCACGCGTACCAGCACCCGAAAATGGTGATTCACACGCTGACGGCGATAGCGGGCAGCTTCACCTGACTTGGAATCCGGCCGCATCATCCAAGAAACACTTGGTATATGTGACTTCTGATGAAGATGCCGACCGAGCAGAAAAGAAGATTGCCAATGCAGTGGAAGAGTCTGAGTTGATGCTCGGTAGCACCACGGACAGCAGCTTTGACCTCAAAGTCGACCCCAACGCCAGTCAACTCTTTTACTGCTGGCGAGTAGATTCGGTTGATGGTGCCGGCAAAGTGACTCGCGGCGATGTTTGGAAGTTCCGTGTTCGCCACCTCGCATTTCCTGGAGCAGAGGGCTATGGTCGCTTTGCGATCGGCGGACGTGGTGGCCGTGTGATTAAGGTCACCAATCTTGACGATAGCGGGCCGGGAAGCCTGCGTGCAGCAGTCGAAGCAAAAGGACCTCGGACCGTAGTTTTTGACGTCGGTGGCCGCATAGTTCTTCAAGATCGGCTTATTATTCGTGACCCCTACCTTACGCTGGCTGGTCAAACCGCTCCTGGCAAAGGGATTTGTATCTCGAACTACAACCTGGGATTGTTGGGAGCCCATGATTGCATCCTACGATTCTTAAGGGTTCGGCCCGGCGATACGTCGGGTAAAACCTTGGACGGCATGGGGATGGCGAGTTGCGACAACAGCATCGTGGATCATTGCTCCATCAGTTGGACGCAGGACGAAGCCTTCAGTTCCCGAGGAGCCAAGGATATTACCCTGCAGCGTACTCTAATATCAGAGGCATTGAATGTCGCGGGACACAAGAAATACAAAGAAGGAACCCAGCATGGCTATGCGGCCAGCATCGGCGGCGACATCGGCAGTTTTCATCACAATCTGTTAGCCCACTGTGCAGGACGCAACTGGAGCCTGGCGGGAGGGCTCGACAAGGCAACCAGGCATGCCGGTAGGCTCGATATCCGCAACAACGTCGTTTACAACTGGAGTCACCGCACGACCGATGGTGGAGCCCGCGAGGTCAACTTCGTCAATAACTACTATAAGCCTGGCGCATCGACTAAGGTTTTCCACGTGCTAATGGCCGAGCGCGAGGCCGTGCCGAGCTTCGGTCCCCAAAAGTACTATGTCGATGGCAATGTGATGGAAGGTCGCTTTGATGCCAGTCAAAAGCTCTCTGGCGTGTTCGAAAGACATGGCGAGCCGCATGAAAACTGGATTGTCGAAGAGCCTTTCTTCAAGTCCTATGTGTCAACGACCACCGCTGAAGACGCTTTTGAAGACGTCTTGGCAGACGTAGGATGTAATCGCCCCGTCCTCGACGATCACGACAAGCGCGTGATCGAAGAGACTCGTTCGGGGACGACGACATACGAAGGAAGTGTCACAGGGTATCCAGGTCTGCCTGATTCTCAAGAAGATGTCGGAGGTTGGGAAGAATATCCCGAAACCCATCGCCCTGCCGATTGGGACACCGATGGCGACGGAATGCCAAAATGGTGGGAAAAACGCCAGGGGCTCAATCCCAATTCGGCACCCAACGATTTCTCGGAATCAAATGATGACGCGAATGGCGATGGTTACACCAATATCGAAGAGTACCACCAGTGGATGGCTACCAACGGCTATAGCGAATAA
- a CDS encoding alkaline phosphatase family protein, giving the protein MRSIIVVLQLCLCLLAVETSFAAVSHVIHISIDGLRGDLLESYINSSPQDFPNFKRFVDEGATTFNGRTDYSNTETLPNHTSMLTGRPVEQPDGVPNTTHHGYLDNGSLSPTSTLHNSGNPNLSYISSTFDIVHDNGLSTALYASKDKFAIYAQSYTASTGAPDTTGADNGRDKIDIHLITPNFISMHNSFLSDMATVGINYSFLHYLLPDGVGHSAGWDSESWNNSVKTMDTYMGDMFDLIETNASLIDDTIIVLTADHGGTGTGHGTATDPANYTIPVLVWGAGVAPGADLYSLNPLSRLDPGANRPSYTASAQPIRNGDTGNLALHLLGLGPVAGSTINANQDLVVASDFEADFDANQSVDSHDLTIWQAGYSIAGGAKVNIGDANSDGNVDGSDFLVWQRQYGSSLVDTLTPVPEPSSMILMLLGVICFQQQTKRAGIQHWLRI; this is encoded by the coding sequence ATGCGAAGCATTATTGTGGTATTGCAATTGTGTCTTTGCCTGCTCGCTGTGGAGACATCGTTTGCTGCGGTTTCTCACGTCATACACATTAGTATTGATGGACTACGCGGTGACTTGCTCGAATCCTACATCAACTCTTCGCCACAAGACTTTCCAAATTTCAAGCGATTTGTCGACGAGGGAGCCACAACGTTCAATGGTCGAACTGACTACTCCAACACGGAAACGCTACCGAACCATACTTCAATGTTGACCGGCCGCCCGGTGGAGCAGCCTGATGGGGTGCCGAACACAACTCATCATGGATATCTGGATAACGGATCACTTTCTCCAACTTCAACGCTGCATAATTCGGGGAATCCAAACCTTTCTTATATTTCCAGCACGTTCGACATCGTTCACGACAACGGACTATCCACGGCTCTTTATGCGTCGAAAGATAAGTTTGCCATCTACGCACAGAGCTACACTGCTTCCACTGGGGCTCCTGACACAACAGGCGCGGACAATGGCCGTGACAAGATCGACATCCACCTCATCACACCTAATTTCATATCCATGCACAATAGTTTTCTGAGCGATATGGCAACGGTTGGAATCAATTATTCTTTTCTTCACTATCTGCTTCCCGATGGGGTTGGGCATAGCGCGGGCTGGGATTCAGAGTCCTGGAACAACTCCGTGAAAACGATGGATACTTATATGGGAGATATGTTTGACCTGATCGAGACCAATGCCAGCCTCATTGACGACACAATCATTGTTCTCACTGCTGATCATGGTGGAACGGGTACGGGGCATGGAACTGCCACGGATCCCGCAAACTACACGATCCCCGTACTTGTTTGGGGAGCAGGAGTGGCACCGGGGGCAGATCTCTATTCATTGAATCCACTTTCCCGACTCGATCCTGGAGCAAATCGACCGAGCTATACCGCAAGTGCTCAGCCCATTCGCAACGGGGACACCGGCAACTTGGCGCTCCACCTTTTGGGCCTGGGGCCTGTAGCAGGTTCGACAATCAACGCCAACCAAGACTTAGTCGTAGCTTCCGACTTTGAAGCAGATTTCGACGCGAATCAATCTGTCGACTCGCATGACCTCACCATCTGGCAGGCTGGATACAGTATTGCTGGTGGAGCCAAAGTTAACATCGGGGATGCGAATTCGGATGGCAACGTGGACGGCAGTGATTTTCTCGTGTGGCAGCGTCAGTATGGATCGAGTCTGGTGGATACGCTTACTCCGGTACCAGAACCAAGCAGCATGATCTTAATGCTGCTGGGCGTCATCTGCTTCCAACAGCAAACAAAGCGTGCAGGTATCCAGCATTGGCTGCGAATCTGA